The Bacteroidota bacterium genome has a window encoding:
- a CDS encoding phage minor head protein, whose translation MLGLTDEEIDDIFKGIYSGKINPENLPENLYASIAEKLKEGVYKGYGGSLKSIESSLGYGSAPSELLKNLRENIYLFAGAKTFHQMEDMRGLLTENGKVLTYSEFKKKAQETYKLYNETWMESEYNTAIGQAESARMWADIEQDKELFPFLRYIAVMDLNTSTICRPLNDIILPVDDKFWSTFMPLNHYNCRCVVEKLEKGDAVITHKDKVSAAGNEVKSKMNDAFKMNPGKTGEVFGKEHPYFKDVPDEYKDLASDNFNLPIPEIKKVNRKK comes from the coding sequence ATGCTTGGTTTAACTGATGAAGAAATCGACGACATTTTTAAAGGCATTTATAGTGGAAAAATAAACCCAGAAAATTTGCCAGAAAATTTATATGCTTCTATTGCTGAAAAATTAAAGGAAGGAGTTTATAAAGGTTACGGAGGTTCTTTGAAAAGTATTGAAAGTTCATTAGGTTATGGATCTGCTCCATCTGAATTATTAAAAAATTTACGCGAAAACATTTATTTGTTTGCCGGTGCTAAAACATTTCATCAAATGGAGGATATGCGAGGACTATTAACAGAAAACGGAAAAGTATTAACTTATTCAGAGTTTAAAAAAAAAGCACAAGAAACATACAAGTTGTACAATGAAACTTGGATGGAAAGCGAATATAATACGGCTATAGGACAAGCTGAAAGTGCGAGAATGTGGGCAGATATAGAACAAGATAAAGAACTATTTCCATTTCTTCGTTATATCGCTGTAATGGATTTAAACACTTCAACTATTTGCCGTCCTTTAAACGATATAATATTACCGGTTGATGATAAATTTTGGAGTACGTTCATGCCGCTTAATCATTACAATTGCAGATGTGTTGTTGAAAAACTGGAAAAAGGAGACGCAGTAATTACGCATAAAGATAAAGTAAGCGCTGCTGGAAATGAAGTTAAAAGCAAAATGAACGATGCTTTTAAAATGAATCCGGGTAAAACTGGAGAGGTTTTTGGTAAGGAGCATCCGTATTTTAAAGATGTTCCTGATGAATATAAAGATTTAGCGAGTGATAATTTTAATTTGCCGATTCCTGAAATAAAAAAAGTAAATAGAAAAAAGTAA
- a CDS encoding DUF935 family protein, which produces MSNQNCRIRITNNLQLTSVNTDPVLSQVNDNIPSKRSIKNPSNYIYRQQLARIKQDIFAWRGAINELEQPWFPQRIKIQQLYQDTVLNGHVHACMEKRKRLTLLKDFAFYFADGKENEELTKLFKKKWFYDYMNYVLDAPAYGYSLIGLGDLIDDKFPSIGVVRRSNVSPERLELQHFFYSITGLKFLDPNTVDDLGNSIMDWTDWISTPSESGVNKCGNGYLYKVGLYEIFCRNVLGYNGDFVELYSQPYRVGKTDKTEGPERDELERALREMGSSGYAIIDPVDEISFLETALGGTGYKGYESLEKRCEEKISKVILGHASAIDTTPGKLGNPLEVEKALEETGKVDNRFFCDHMNESSIDKFRTLGFNIAFGTYFAFKNDKEKQENTNAENESNLKVAEVAKTMKDAGMEMDEDYFTERTGIKFTKSVVPLKNDFSQPLKEKIKNLYK; this is translated from the coding sequence ATGTCAAACCAAAATTGTAGAATAAGAATAACTAATAATTTACAGTTGACATCTGTAAACACAGATCCTGTATTATCTCAAGTTAATGATAATATACCATCAAAAAGATCTATAAAAAATCCTTCTAATTATATTTATAGACAACAACTAGCGAGAATAAAACAAGATATTTTCGCATGGCGTGGAGCTATAAACGAGTTAGAACAACCATGGTTTCCACAACGTATAAAAATACAGCAACTTTATCAAGATACCGTTTTAAACGGACACGTACACGCTTGTATGGAAAAGCGTAAAAGGTTAACCTTACTTAAAGATTTTGCTTTTTATTTTGCTGATGGGAAAGAAAACGAAGAATTAACAAAACTATTTAAAAAGAAATGGTTTTATGATTACATGAACTACGTACTTGATGCGCCAGCTTATGGATATTCTCTTATTGGACTTGGAGATTTAATAGATGATAAATTCCCAAGCATAGGAGTTGTAAGGCGCTCAAATGTTTCTCCTGAACGATTAGAACTGCAACACTTTTTTTATTCAATTACCGGATTAAAATTTCTAGACCCTAATACTGTCGATGATCTTGGTAATAGTATTATGGATTGGACAGATTGGATTTCTACGCCGTCAGAGTCTGGTGTAAATAAATGCGGTAATGGTTATTTGTATAAAGTTGGACTTTACGAAATATTTTGCCGAAATGTATTAGGTTACAATGGGGATTTCGTTGAATTATATTCTCAACCTTATAGAGTTGGAAAGACCGATAAAACAGAAGGGCCAGAGAGGGATGAATTAGAAAGAGCATTGAGAGAAATGGGATCCAGCGGATATGCTATAATTGACCCTGTTGATGAAATTTCATTTTTAGAAACAGCACTAGGTGGAACTGGGTATAAAGGTTATGAATCTTTGGAAAAGAGATGTGAAGAAAAAATATCTAAGGTTATTTTAGGTCACGCCTCTGCGATAGATACAACACCGGGAAAACTTGGTAATCCTCTAGAGGTAGAAAAAGCATTAGAAGAAACCGGAAAGGTTGACAATAGGTTTTTTTGCGATCATATGAATGAATCTTCCATTGATAAATTTAGAACATTAGGCTTTAATATTGCATTTGGAACATATTTTGCATTTAAAAATGACAAAGAAAAACAAGAAAATACTAATGCTGAAAATGAATCCAATTTAAAAGTTGCTGAAGTTGCAAAAACAATGAAAGATGCAGGAATGGAAATGGATGAGGATTATTTTACTGAAAGAACCGGAATTAAATTTACCAAATCTGTTGTGCCTTTAAAAAATGATTTCAGTCAACCTTTAAAAGAAAAAATAAAAAACCTTTATAAATAA